From the Exiguobacterium aurantiacum genome, one window contains:
- a CDS encoding sugar ABC transporter substrate-binding protein, whose protein sequence is MSKKLLILLFTFVLALVGCTNEQAAPSKPAEKTAETKPVSVSNGTLPKDIDVALIMQMSIGTFSSQYINGVTEQVESFGGNVKVYNADNDLSKMASYVDTATTQGVDVILIDHGRADALKEPVQRALDKGIKVVAFDNDLTNDGVTVIDQDDYSLAWRSLKALAEDLDGEGNIVTIWVGGFTPMERRHTIYDAFLKRYPGITEVAKFGSATNNTALDTQSQMEAILKKYPEGEIDAVFAMWDEFAKGASRAIKQAGRDEIAVYGIDLSDEDLQLMQEDGSPWKVTAATDPAEIGRIQVRYAYQKLVGEETPSIHSVDPYLVDRDVLPDEKVTMDDLGQYVPNWGASDAAWSDWMKGTD, encoded by the coding sequence ATGTCTAAAAAACTATTGATTTTGTTATTCACATTCGTCTTGGCGCTCGTCGGTTGCACGAACGAGCAAGCGGCACCATCGAAGCCGGCCGAGAAGACGGCAGAGACGAAACCCGTCTCGGTCTCGAACGGGACGTTGCCGAAGGATATCGACGTCGCCTTGATCATGCAGATGTCGATTGGGACGTTCTCGTCGCAGTATATTAACGGGGTGACGGAACAAGTCGAATCGTTCGGCGGCAACGTGAAAGTGTACAACGCCGACAACGATCTGTCGAAGATGGCGAGCTACGTCGACACGGCGACGACGCAAGGCGTCGATGTCATCTTGATTGACCATGGCCGCGCCGATGCGTTGAAAGAACCGGTCCAACGCGCACTCGACAAAGGCATCAAAGTCGTCGCGTTCGACAACGATTTGACGAACGACGGGGTGACCGTCATCGACCAAGACGACTATTCGCTCGCCTGGCGTTCTCTCAAGGCACTCGCCGAAGATTTGGACGGCGAAGGCAACATCGTCACGATTTGGGTCGGTGGCTTCACGCCGATGGAACGACGCCACACGATTTATGATGCGTTCTTGAAACGCTACCCGGGCATCACGGAAGTCGCCAAATTCGGTTCGGCGACGAACAATACGGCGCTCGACACACAGAGCCAGATGGAAGCGATTTTGAAGAAGTATCCGGAAGGCGAGATTGATGCCGTATTCGCGATGTGGGACGAGTTCGCCAAAGGGGCGAGCCGTGCCATCAAACAAGCCGGACGCGATGAAATCGCCGTCTATGGTATCGATTTGAGTGACGAAGACCTGCAGCTCATGCAAGAGGACGGTAGCCCGTGGAAAGTGACGGCGGCGACCGACCCGGCTGAAATCGGACGGATTCAAGTCCGGTACGCGTATCAAAAATTAGTGGGCGAAGAGACACCGTCGATTCATTCGGTCGACCCGTACCTCGTCGATCGTGACGTCTTGCCGGACGAGAAAGTGACGATGGACGACCTTGGCCAATACGTCCCGAACTGGGGCGCATCAGACGCGGCCTGGTCGGACTGGATGAAAGGGACGGACTGA
- the mtnA gene encoding S-methyl-5-thioribose-1-phosphate isomerase: MTVQNIRFHPPTDELIVLDQTLLPHEERYVTIETLEQAEHAIETLQVRGAPAIAYFGAFVLAKEAGRLVDDPDFTRRLDLVGRRLIATRPTAVNLQNVIESLLDLNVGDDFEAIAEEIKRRAIALYDRDVDTYRAIGEHALTVLPAGGNVLTICNAGAIATSRYGTALAPFYVGKERGVSFNVFACETRPLLQGARLTVWELDRADIDVTLITDNMAAWTIQSKRVDAIIVGADRITRTGHVANKIGTLQLAVLAKHYGIPFYVAAPHSTFDLTADDTIEIEERNPSEVTHIGGHPTAPVGITVFNPAFDVTTPNLITGLITEAGVFEPTEAAITHHVGGTIHV, encoded by the coding sequence ATGACGGTTCAAAACATCCGTTTCCATCCGCCGACGGACGAACTCATCGTATTGGATCAGACGTTGTTGCCGCATGAAGAGCGCTACGTGACGATTGAGACGCTCGAACAGGCCGAACATGCCATCGAGACGCTCCAAGTCCGAGGGGCCCCGGCCATCGCATACTTCGGGGCGTTCGTCCTCGCCAAAGAGGCGGGCCGGTTAGTCGATGACCCGGACTTCACGCGTCGGCTCGACCTCGTCGGACGCCGCTTGATCGCGACCCGGCCGACGGCGGTCAATCTACAAAACGTGATCGAATCGCTCCTTGATTTAAATGTCGGGGACGACTTTGAGGCGATTGCCGAGGAAATCAAACGCCGCGCCATCGCCCTGTACGACCGTGACGTCGATACGTATCGGGCCATCGGAGAACATGCACTGACGGTGTTGCCGGCCGGAGGGAACGTGTTGACGATCTGCAACGCCGGTGCCATCGCGACATCGCGTTACGGCACGGCGCTCGCGCCGTTTTACGTTGGAAAAGAACGCGGCGTATCCTTCAACGTCTTCGCCTGTGAGACGCGGCCGCTCCTGCAAGGGGCACGCCTCACCGTCTGGGAGCTCGACCGGGCCGATATCGACGTGACGCTCATCACCGACAATATGGCGGCTTGGACGATTCAGTCAAAACGAGTCGATGCCATCATCGTCGGAGCCGACCGCATCACACGGACGGGGCACGTCGCCAATAAAATCGGGACGTTGCAGCTCGCCGTCCTCGCCAAGCATTACGGCATTCCGTTCTATGTCGCGGCACCGCATTCGACGTTCGATTTGACGGCGGACGACACGATTGAAATCGAGGAGCGGAACCCGTCAGAAGTGACACATATCGGTGGTCACCCGACGGCACCCGTCGGCATCACCGTCTTCAATCCGGCGTTCGACGTCACCACACCGAACCTCATCACCGGACTCATCACCGAGGCGGGTGTGTTCGAACCGACAGAAGCTGCCATCACACATCATGTAGGGGGAACGATTCATGTCTAA
- the mtnK gene encoding S-methyl-5-thioribose kinase has translation MSYQPFTEQTVVEHVRQLGYLQEGIAECEEIGDGNLNLVFRIRQGEQSLIVKQALPYAKVVGESWPLTLERAWIEQLALREFATVAPRFVPAVLGSDRTLAYTIIEDLSDYEIVRTGYLNGESYPELARHVGEFLGETLFATSDYAAGPIAKKRIERDYYNPELCDITEKLIFTDPFKDAESNNIEAALQEDVERLWQDQALKVEVTKLKVGFVTKHEALLHGDLHTGSIFATQQETKIIDPEFAFYGPFGFDLGQIIAHLTLSTFHDPLKRFERFTDALTVWETFEKTFRANFERAVEPFNTDGFVDELLRTIFSDTIGYAGCELIRRAVGLAGVADLETLPEATRLERKRDALALGTALIKERHSVESIDDLVTLLSGVRV, from the coding sequence ATGTCATATCAACCATTTACAGAACAGACCGTCGTCGAGCACGTCCGTCAGTTAGGATACTTGCAAGAAGGAATCGCCGAGTGCGAGGAGATCGGGGACGGCAACTTGAATCTCGTGTTTCGGATTCGCCAAGGCGAACAAAGCCTGATCGTCAAACAGGCGCTCCCATACGCCAAAGTCGTCGGCGAGAGCTGGCCGCTCACGCTCGAACGGGCATGGATTGAACAGTTGGCACTCCGTGAATTTGCGACGGTCGCGCCGCGGTTCGTCCCGGCCGTCCTCGGCAGCGATCGGACACTCGCCTACACGATTATAGAAGATTTGTCTGATTATGAGATTGTCCGCACCGGCTATTTGAACGGGGAGAGCTACCCGGAACTCGCCCGTCATGTCGGTGAATTTTTAGGCGAGACGCTGTTCGCGACGTCGGACTACGCGGCGGGACCGATCGCGAAGAAACGGATTGAACGTGACTATTACAACCCGGAACTGTGTGACATCACCGAGAAGCTCATCTTCACCGACCCGTTCAAAGACGCGGAGTCGAACAACATCGAGGCGGCGCTTCAAGAAGATGTCGAACGCCTCTGGCAAGACCAGGCGTTAAAGGTCGAGGTGACGAAACTGAAAGTTGGGTTTGTCACGAAACATGAGGCGCTCCTGCACGGGGACTTACATACGGGCAGCATCTTCGCGACCCAGCAAGAGACGAAAATCATCGATCCAGAGTTCGCGTTTTACGGACCGTTCGGCTTCGACCTCGGCCAAATCATCGCCCATTTGACGTTGTCGACGTTCCATGACCCGCTCAAACGCTTCGAGCGTTTCACGGACGCCTTGACGGTGTGGGAGACGTTTGAGAAGACGTTCCGGGCCAACTTTGAGCGTGCCGTCGAGCCATTTAACACAGACGGCTTCGTCGACGAGTTGTTGCGGACGATCTTCAGCGACACGATCGGCTACGCCGGTTGCGAGCTCATTCGCCGTGCCGTCGGACTGGCCGGTGTCGCAGATCTCGAGACGTTGCCGGAAGCGACGCGGCTCGAACGAAAACGTGATGCGCTCGCCCTCGGGACGGCGCTCATTAAAGAACGCCACAGCGTCGAGTCGATTGACGATTTGGTGACGCTCTTGTCGGGGGTGCGCGTATGA